One Helianthus annuus cultivar XRQ/B chromosome 7, HanXRQr2.0-SUNRISE, whole genome shotgun sequence genomic region harbors:
- the LOC110930063 gene encoding protein CYCLOPS isoform X1 — protein MINNGTKGDFIDNSYVNNAVQEQKLSTTSTGETGKGYMEMEGRVYSDLYRNSSEDMFIRTLMESSVGMPSPTMEMLGFKNLSNNFRADSEELFKNWLTTAENPTSLVHNRSRQLSRMMLTDQATLSNHQNGGSIEQRKSNENLPPQSSMEVGESSNDSSIRNVAERGLQASNLYLAKAWFHSSQPMTRSRSSELRRRYVAMQNSQTAIGMEAMHNASGSRVNQLKQESANHNSFNEASLYDIPNQLDGFMPHSNSSSSIDKVSSVVSMLKGTLERKKLSNHIAKEAVEDGSLGYYNGQHVFDYSNLNHMNEIHDFEVQETVQDPRLFQTVQGPLDADLDNFVAPTNQIQMSFASREPSQSESSAAAPVISSGFDVCDGPTNSGQAPTKGTDTKEQMHDNLQEDRKQRKNLIRFGSVTSAASVDSRDPTKKRRVERSRKMAEAKGRTQTPATSSDMQSMLKRCENLEKEVRSLKLNLAFMNRKDSEQTKQIEELQKQNEEMRDEKERLLEEIERILSEPDKM, from the exons ATGATTAATAATGGAACCAAGGGAGATTTTATTGATAACTCGTATGTGAATAACGCGGTTCAGGAGCAGAAACTGAGTACAACATCTACAGGTGAAACCGGAAAGGGTTACATGGAGATGGAGGGAAGAGTTTATTCAGATTTGTATAGAAATTCGAGTGAAGATATGTTCATACGAACGTTAATGGAGAGCTCGGTTGGCATGCCATCACCGACCATGGAGATGCTTGGTTTCAAGAATCTTTCTAATAATTTCCGTGCAGATAGTGAGGAGCTTTTCAAGAACTGGCTAACCACTGCAGAG AATCCAACAAGCTTAGTTCATAATCGTTCTCGACAATTATCACGGAT GATGCTTACTGATCAAGCGACTTTGTCGAATCACCAAAATGGGGGTTCCATTGAACAGAGAAAAAGCAACGAGAATCTGCCACCACAAAGTTCTATGGAAGTCGGTGAATCCTCAAATGACAGTTCCATTAG GAATGTGGCAGAAAGGGGGTTGCAGGCTAGCAACTTATACTTGGCTAAG GCATGGTTTCATAGCTCTCAACCAATGACGAGAAGTCGTTCCTCCGAATTAAG GAGGAGGTATGTTGCAATGCAAAACTCTCAAACAGCAATAGGTATGGAAGCAATGCATAATGCATCAGGGAGTCGAGTCAACCAACTAAAACAAGAATCAGCCAACCATAACTCTTTCAACGAGGCTTCTTTATACGATATTCCCAACCAATTAGACGGGTTCATGCCCCATTCTAACTCATCTTCATCTATTGACAAGGTTTCTTCTGTCGTAAGCATGCTAAAGGGTACCTTAGAACGCAAGAAACTTAGCAACCATATTGCAAAAGAAGCGGTTGAAGATGGTTCTTTAGGTTATTATAACGGTCAACATGTCTTTGACTATTCAAATCTGAATCACATGAATGAAATTCACGATTTTGAGGTACAAGAAACAGTTCAAGATCCAAGGTTGTTTCAGACAGTTCAAGGGCCTTTAGATGCTGACCTGGATAATTTTGTGGCCCCCACTAATCAGATTCAGATGAGTTTTGCATCTAGAGAACCTTCACAAAGTGAATCATCTGCCGCCGCACCTGTAATATCAAGCGGTTTTGATGTATGTGATGGCCCCACCAACTCAGGTCAAGCACCTACTAAAGGTACAG ATACAAAGGAACAAATGCATGATAATCTTCAAGAGGACCGCAAG CAGAGGAAAAATTTAATTCGGTTTGGATCAGTAACATCGGCTGCCTCAG TGGACAGCAGGGATCCTACAAAGAAACGTAGGGTGGAACGATCACGGAA AATGGCAGAAGCAAAGGGAAGAACTCAAACCCCTGCAACTTCATCAGACATGCAGTCTATGCTGAAGCGATGTGAAAATCTTGAGAAGGAAGTGCGATCGCTTAAACTTAATTTGGCTTTCATGAATAG GAAGGATTCTGAACAAACTAAGCAGATCGAAGAACTCCAAAAGCAGAACGAGGAGATGAGAGATGAAAAGGAACGCCTTTTAGAAGAGATCGAAAGGATTTTATCTGAACCAGATAAGATGTGA
- the LOC110930063 gene encoding protein CYCLOPS isoform X2, whose product MINNGTKGDFIDNSYVNNAVQEQKLSTTSTGETGKGYMEMEGRVYSDLYRNSSEDMFIRTLMESSVGMPSPTMEMLGFKNLSNNFRADSEELFKNWLTTAENPTSLVHNRSRQLSRMMLTDQATLSNHQNGGSIEQRKSNENLPPQSSMEVGESSNDSSIRNVAERGLQASNLYLAKAWFHSSQPMTRSRSSELRRRYVAMQNSQTAIGMEAMHNASGSRVNQLKQESANHNSFNEASLYDIPNQLDGFMPHSNSSSSIDKVSSVVSMLKGTLERKKLSNHIAKEAVEDGSLGYYNGQHVFDYSNLNHMNEIHDFEVQETVQDPRLFQTVQGPLDADLDNFVAPTNQIQMSFASREPSQSESSAAAPVISSGFDVCDGPTNSGQAPTKGTDTKEQMHDNLQEDRKRKNLIRFGSVTSAASVDSRDPTKKRRVERSRKMAEAKGRTQTPATSSDMQSMLKRCENLEKEVRSLKLNLAFMNRKDSEQTKQIEELQKQNEEMRDEKERLLEEIERILSEPDKM is encoded by the exons ATGATTAATAATGGAACCAAGGGAGATTTTATTGATAACTCGTATGTGAATAACGCGGTTCAGGAGCAGAAACTGAGTACAACATCTACAGGTGAAACCGGAAAGGGTTACATGGAGATGGAGGGAAGAGTTTATTCAGATTTGTATAGAAATTCGAGTGAAGATATGTTCATACGAACGTTAATGGAGAGCTCGGTTGGCATGCCATCACCGACCATGGAGATGCTTGGTTTCAAGAATCTTTCTAATAATTTCCGTGCAGATAGTGAGGAGCTTTTCAAGAACTGGCTAACCACTGCAGAG AATCCAACAAGCTTAGTTCATAATCGTTCTCGACAATTATCACGGAT GATGCTTACTGATCAAGCGACTTTGTCGAATCACCAAAATGGGGGTTCCATTGAACAGAGAAAAAGCAACGAGAATCTGCCACCACAAAGTTCTATGGAAGTCGGTGAATCCTCAAATGACAGTTCCATTAG GAATGTGGCAGAAAGGGGGTTGCAGGCTAGCAACTTATACTTGGCTAAG GCATGGTTTCATAGCTCTCAACCAATGACGAGAAGTCGTTCCTCCGAATTAAG GAGGAGGTATGTTGCAATGCAAAACTCTCAAACAGCAATAGGTATGGAAGCAATGCATAATGCATCAGGGAGTCGAGTCAACCAACTAAAACAAGAATCAGCCAACCATAACTCTTTCAACGAGGCTTCTTTATACGATATTCCCAACCAATTAGACGGGTTCATGCCCCATTCTAACTCATCTTCATCTATTGACAAGGTTTCTTCTGTCGTAAGCATGCTAAAGGGTACCTTAGAACGCAAGAAACTTAGCAACCATATTGCAAAAGAAGCGGTTGAAGATGGTTCTTTAGGTTATTATAACGGTCAACATGTCTTTGACTATTCAAATCTGAATCACATGAATGAAATTCACGATTTTGAGGTACAAGAAACAGTTCAAGATCCAAGGTTGTTTCAGACAGTTCAAGGGCCTTTAGATGCTGACCTGGATAATTTTGTGGCCCCCACTAATCAGATTCAGATGAGTTTTGCATCTAGAGAACCTTCACAAAGTGAATCATCTGCCGCCGCACCTGTAATATCAAGCGGTTTTGATGTATGTGATGGCCCCACCAACTCAGGTCAAGCACCTACTAAAGGTACAG ATACAAAGGAACAAATGCATGATAATCTTCAAGAGGACCGCAAG AGGAAAAATTTAATTCGGTTTGGATCAGTAACATCGGCTGCCTCAG TGGACAGCAGGGATCCTACAAAGAAACGTAGGGTGGAACGATCACGGAA AATGGCAGAAGCAAAGGGAAGAACTCAAACCCCTGCAACTTCATCAGACATGCAGTCTATGCTGAAGCGATGTGAAAATCTTGAGAAGGAAGTGCGATCGCTTAAACTTAATTTGGCTTTCATGAATAG GAAGGATTCTGAACAAACTAAGCAGATCGAAGAACTCCAAAAGCAGAACGAGGAGATGAGAGATGAAAAGGAACGCCTTTTAGAAGAGATCGAAAGGATTTTATCTGAACCAGATAAGATGTGA
- the LOC110930063 gene encoding protein CYCLOPS isoform X3, with translation MINNGTKGDFIDNSYVNNAVQEQKLSTTSTGETGKGYMEMEGRVYSDLYRNSSEDMFIRTLMESSVGMPSPTMEMLGFKNLSNNFRADSEELFKNWLTTAENPTSLVHNRSRQLSRMMLTDQATLSNHQNGGSIEQRKSNENLPPQSSMEVGESSNDSSIRNVAERGLQASNLYLAKAWFHSSQPMTRSRSSELRRRYVAMQNSQTAIGMEAMHNASGSRVNQLKQESANHNSFNEASLYDIPNQLDGFMPHSNSSSSIDKVSSVVSMLKGTLERKKLSNHIAKEAVEDGSLGYYNGQHVFDYSNLNHMNEIHDFEVQETVQDPRLFQTVQGPLDADLDNFVAPTNQIQMSFASREPSQSESSAAAPVISSGFDVCDGPTNSGQAPTKDTKEQMHDNLQEDRKQRKNLIRFGSVTSAASVDSRDPTKKRRVERSRKMAEAKGRTQTPATSSDMQSMLKRCENLEKEVRSLKLNLAFMNRKDSEQTKQIEELQKQNEEMRDEKERLLEEIERILSEPDKM, from the exons ATGATTAATAATGGAACCAAGGGAGATTTTATTGATAACTCGTATGTGAATAACGCGGTTCAGGAGCAGAAACTGAGTACAACATCTACAGGTGAAACCGGAAAGGGTTACATGGAGATGGAGGGAAGAGTTTATTCAGATTTGTATAGAAATTCGAGTGAAGATATGTTCATACGAACGTTAATGGAGAGCTCGGTTGGCATGCCATCACCGACCATGGAGATGCTTGGTTTCAAGAATCTTTCTAATAATTTCCGTGCAGATAGTGAGGAGCTTTTCAAGAACTGGCTAACCACTGCAGAG AATCCAACAAGCTTAGTTCATAATCGTTCTCGACAATTATCACGGAT GATGCTTACTGATCAAGCGACTTTGTCGAATCACCAAAATGGGGGTTCCATTGAACAGAGAAAAAGCAACGAGAATCTGCCACCACAAAGTTCTATGGAAGTCGGTGAATCCTCAAATGACAGTTCCATTAG GAATGTGGCAGAAAGGGGGTTGCAGGCTAGCAACTTATACTTGGCTAAG GCATGGTTTCATAGCTCTCAACCAATGACGAGAAGTCGTTCCTCCGAATTAAG GAGGAGGTATGTTGCAATGCAAAACTCTCAAACAGCAATAGGTATGGAAGCAATGCATAATGCATCAGGGAGTCGAGTCAACCAACTAAAACAAGAATCAGCCAACCATAACTCTTTCAACGAGGCTTCTTTATACGATATTCCCAACCAATTAGACGGGTTCATGCCCCATTCTAACTCATCTTCATCTATTGACAAGGTTTCTTCTGTCGTAAGCATGCTAAAGGGTACCTTAGAACGCAAGAAACTTAGCAACCATATTGCAAAAGAAGCGGTTGAAGATGGTTCTTTAGGTTATTATAACGGTCAACATGTCTTTGACTATTCAAATCTGAATCACATGAATGAAATTCACGATTTTGAGGTACAAGAAACAGTTCAAGATCCAAGGTTGTTTCAGACAGTTCAAGGGCCTTTAGATGCTGACCTGGATAATTTTGTGGCCCCCACTAATCAGATTCAGATGAGTTTTGCATCTAGAGAACCTTCACAAAGTGAATCATCTGCCGCCGCACCTGTAATATCAAGCGGTTTTGATGTATGTGATGGCCCCACCAACTCAGGTCAAGCACCTACTAAAG ATACAAAGGAACAAATGCATGATAATCTTCAAGAGGACCGCAAG CAGAGGAAAAATTTAATTCGGTTTGGATCAGTAACATCGGCTGCCTCAG TGGACAGCAGGGATCCTACAAAGAAACGTAGGGTGGAACGATCACGGAA AATGGCAGAAGCAAAGGGAAGAACTCAAACCCCTGCAACTTCATCAGACATGCAGTCTATGCTGAAGCGATGTGAAAATCTTGAGAAGGAAGTGCGATCGCTTAAACTTAATTTGGCTTTCATGAATAG GAAGGATTCTGAACAAACTAAGCAGATCGAAGAACTCCAAAAGCAGAACGAGGAGATGAGAGATGAAAAGGAACGCCTTTTAGAAGAGATCGAAAGGATTTTATCTGAACCAGATAAGATGTGA
- the LOC110930063 gene encoding protein CYCLOPS isoform X4 — MINNGTKGDFIDNSYVNNAVQEQKLSTTSTGETGKGYMEMEGRVYSDLYRNSSEDMFIRTLMESSVGMPSPTMEMLGFKNLSNNFRADSEELFKNWLTTAENPTSLVHNRSRQLSRMMLTDQATLSNHQNGGSIEQRKSNENLPPQSSMEVGESSNDSSIRNVAERGLQASNLYLAKAWFHSSQPMTRSRSSELRRRYVAMQNSQTAIGMEAMHNASGSRVNQLKQESANHNSFNEASLYDIPNQLDGFMPHSNSSSSIDKVSSVVSMLKGTLERKKLSNHIAKEAVEDGSLGYYNGQHVFDYSNLNHMNEIHDFEVQETVQDPRLFQTVQGPLDADLDNFVAPTNQIQMSFASREPSQSESSAAAPVISSGFDVCDGPTNSGQAPTKDTKEQMHDNLQEDRKRKNLIRFGSVTSAASVDSRDPTKKRRVERSRKMAEAKGRTQTPATSSDMQSMLKRCENLEKEVRSLKLNLAFMNRKDSEQTKQIEELQKQNEEMRDEKERLLEEIERILSEPDKM, encoded by the exons ATGATTAATAATGGAACCAAGGGAGATTTTATTGATAACTCGTATGTGAATAACGCGGTTCAGGAGCAGAAACTGAGTACAACATCTACAGGTGAAACCGGAAAGGGTTACATGGAGATGGAGGGAAGAGTTTATTCAGATTTGTATAGAAATTCGAGTGAAGATATGTTCATACGAACGTTAATGGAGAGCTCGGTTGGCATGCCATCACCGACCATGGAGATGCTTGGTTTCAAGAATCTTTCTAATAATTTCCGTGCAGATAGTGAGGAGCTTTTCAAGAACTGGCTAACCACTGCAGAG AATCCAACAAGCTTAGTTCATAATCGTTCTCGACAATTATCACGGAT GATGCTTACTGATCAAGCGACTTTGTCGAATCACCAAAATGGGGGTTCCATTGAACAGAGAAAAAGCAACGAGAATCTGCCACCACAAAGTTCTATGGAAGTCGGTGAATCCTCAAATGACAGTTCCATTAG GAATGTGGCAGAAAGGGGGTTGCAGGCTAGCAACTTATACTTGGCTAAG GCATGGTTTCATAGCTCTCAACCAATGACGAGAAGTCGTTCCTCCGAATTAAG GAGGAGGTATGTTGCAATGCAAAACTCTCAAACAGCAATAGGTATGGAAGCAATGCATAATGCATCAGGGAGTCGAGTCAACCAACTAAAACAAGAATCAGCCAACCATAACTCTTTCAACGAGGCTTCTTTATACGATATTCCCAACCAATTAGACGGGTTCATGCCCCATTCTAACTCATCTTCATCTATTGACAAGGTTTCTTCTGTCGTAAGCATGCTAAAGGGTACCTTAGAACGCAAGAAACTTAGCAACCATATTGCAAAAGAAGCGGTTGAAGATGGTTCTTTAGGTTATTATAACGGTCAACATGTCTTTGACTATTCAAATCTGAATCACATGAATGAAATTCACGATTTTGAGGTACAAGAAACAGTTCAAGATCCAAGGTTGTTTCAGACAGTTCAAGGGCCTTTAGATGCTGACCTGGATAATTTTGTGGCCCCCACTAATCAGATTCAGATGAGTTTTGCATCTAGAGAACCTTCACAAAGTGAATCATCTGCCGCCGCACCTGTAATATCAAGCGGTTTTGATGTATGTGATGGCCCCACCAACTCAGGTCAAGCACCTACTAAAG ATACAAAGGAACAAATGCATGATAATCTTCAAGAGGACCGCAAG AGGAAAAATTTAATTCGGTTTGGATCAGTAACATCGGCTGCCTCAG TGGACAGCAGGGATCCTACAAAGAAACGTAGGGTGGAACGATCACGGAA AATGGCAGAAGCAAAGGGAAGAACTCAAACCCCTGCAACTTCATCAGACATGCAGTCTATGCTGAAGCGATGTGAAAATCTTGAGAAGGAAGTGCGATCGCTTAAACTTAATTTGGCTTTCATGAATAG GAAGGATTCTGAACAAACTAAGCAGATCGAAGAACTCCAAAAGCAGAACGAGGAGATGAGAGATGAAAAGGAACGCCTTTTAGAAGAGATCGAAAGGATTTTATCTGAACCAGATAAGATGTGA